A window from Brucella sp. BE17 encodes these proteins:
- the tesB gene encoding acyl-CoA thioesterase II translates to MSDHENAEKQQTNAMRELLTLLDLETLEMDLFRGNSPQVGWQRVFGGQVIGQALIAAQRTVEPERHVHSLHAYFMRPGDPKIPIIFEVDRIRDGSSFNTRRVLAKQHGKAIFGLSASFQIDEDGLDHQIAMPEGVLPPEQLLGDRDIKEQYLHMAPANVRKYWEQERPIEIKPVSLAHYFSREKLDPVQYVWVRATGVVPDDRGLQAAILAYLSDMTLLDTSLHPHGRSIFDRDLQVASLDHAMWFHRSFKLDDWLLYAQDTPSASGARGFNRGSLYTRDGVLVASVTQEGLIRVHAKEK, encoded by the coding sequence ATGTCCGATCATGAAAACGCTGAAAAACAGCAGACCAATGCCATGCGCGAACTCTTGACGCTTCTCGACCTCGAGACGCTGGAGATGGATCTCTTTCGCGGCAATAGCCCGCAAGTGGGCTGGCAGCGGGTTTTCGGCGGGCAGGTGATCGGACAGGCGCTGATTGCAGCACAGCGCACCGTCGAGCCAGAACGGCATGTTCATTCGCTGCACGCTTATTTCATGCGTCCGGGCGATCCCAAAATTCCGATTATTTTCGAGGTGGATCGTATCCGCGACGGATCCAGTTTCAATACGCGCCGCGTTTTAGCCAAGCAGCATGGCAAGGCTATTTTTGGGCTTTCAGCCTCGTTTCAGATCGATGAGGATGGGCTCGATCATCAAATCGCCATGCCTGAAGGTGTGCTTCCGCCGGAACAATTGCTGGGCGATCGCGACATCAAGGAGCAATATCTCCATATGGCTCCTGCCAACGTACGCAAATATTGGGAGCAGGAGCGGCCGATCGAAATCAAGCCGGTGTCATTGGCGCATTATTTCTCGCGCGAAAAACTCGATCCGGTTCAATATGTCTGGGTGCGTGCAACGGGTGTCGTGCCCGATGATCGTGGGCTTCAGGCGGCGATCCTCGCCTATCTGTCGGACATGACGCTGCTGGATACATCGCTTCATCCGCATGGACGCTCGATCTTCGACCGGGACTTGCAGGTTGCAAGCCTCGATCATGCCATGTGGTTTCATCGTTCGTTCAAGCTCGATGACTGGCTGCTTTATGCACAGGATACCCCCAGCGCTTCGGGCGCTCGTGGTTTTAATCGGGGATCTCTTTATACGCGCGACGGCGTTCTGGTGGCTTCGGTCACGCAGGAAGGCCTCATTCGTGTGCAT